In a genomic window of Alphaproteobacteria bacterium:
- a CDS encoding methyltransferase domain-containing protein, with protein sequence MSKVDRTEIAEQVAASIRNFSELAKDEATRARAVIEMPEFIQQKAALISAHFLLPAGARVVDMGCERGAVTYVLALLNPRVEIIGIDMDQKAIDFARKTYRLPNLSFRAADISIPEMEDETIDGIINSNMLHHIYSANGYNPDEVTALLERQIQKLKTGGTMLIRDYMMPPDGEYVLLELPNVPSQGNTPLELSDADLLVHFSQNARPMASGCEGFFIEELMPRRDGTRLFRLPHKWALEFVHRKNYRKDWTSELSEEYTFFTHGDYRREFARLGMRMVFSAPHWNQWVVKNCFKGRFQLYDEDYTPMNAPPTNYFIVAQKVADKQSLVIEERRPSQKPVGDLQIMIVRDKKSGALHELVKRPGEYCDIVPFRITPDNRLVIYVRSGYPRPIVNAVSRGSHNLDGKKWSGHLIEPITMDTVNMTDDVEENRKMIFGYVDGYASLRAKSEESWYVGDTYFPSPDRIDEAIEPVFVEVENPQRTNWPIKEDKEVNFTEIGTIMELDAADIILASQVGLLPEPRLELHVFELMSRYNIPFPRWIGEVMPKMPGQPTKFKDPEDILAECEPCEFEEEQRAPAILKPVKSVFVEEGKVGKAARGLSAQDIEFIMTEDGIENIAVVIPISRDWDNNLLVSLDPKILPVPNRLGGDGAILNAPSFMLPKNVRSIDDAKAFIAEKFRVPVEQVGKLGESYFTHTGVTPQRVYPFVVSSPPEVGSGPKRSYTPLKRLWRLLGFSRFSGMLLKMLARTQMAMDANSDMNLSRSPLNLKSKGFSLSTEKTAVEAKNVGYSAAPSRVLGQRGAAGGGGGGGAAKPDPYQPYQPPKEIDPALLEQSKAAQALIESIAAPRIGKRLVDSYAQAKKLLKGGDEAIHMHETPTVAQIDKDIVAVADQLKKIRNDKLQTLELRPPDGKGGKI encoded by the coding sequence GTGTCGAAGGTCGATAGGACAGAAATAGCCGAACAGGTGGCAGCCAGCATCCGGAATTTCTCGGAACTGGCGAAGGACGAAGCCACGCGCGCGCGCGCCGTCATCGAAATGCCCGAATTCATCCAGCAAAAGGCCGCGCTGATTTCCGCGCACTTCCTGCTGCCCGCCGGCGCCCGCGTGGTCGATATGGGCTGCGAGCGGGGGGCGGTCACTTACGTCCTCGCGCTGCTCAACCCCCGGGTTGAAATCATCGGCATCGACATGGACCAGAAGGCGATCGATTTCGCCCGCAAGACATACCGTTTGCCGAACCTGAGCTTCCGCGCCGCCGATATTTCCATCCCCGAGATGGAAGACGAGACGATCGACGGCATCATCAATTCCAACATGCTGCACCACATCTATTCCGCGAACGGCTATAACCCCGACGAAGTCACGGCGCTGCTGGAGCGGCAGATACAAAAGCTGAAAACCGGCGGCACGATGCTGATCCGCGATTACATGATGCCGCCCGACGGCGAATATGTGCTGCTGGAGCTGCCCAACGTGCCAAGCCAGGGCAACACGCCGCTGGAACTGTCGGATGCCGACCTGCTGGTGCATTTCTCCCAAAACGCGCGCCCCATGGCGTCGGGCTGCGAAGGGTTCTTTATCGAAGAATTGATGCCGCGCCGCGACGGCACGCGCCTGTTCCGCCTGCCGCATAAATGGGCGCTGGAATTCGTGCATCGCAAAAACTACCGCAAGGACTGGACGAGCGAGCTGTCCGAGGAATACACGTTCTTTACCCATGGCGATTACCGCCGCGAATTCGCGCGGCTTGGCATGCGCATGGTGTTTTCCGCACCGCATTGGAACCAATGGGTGGTGAAGAACTGCTTCAAGGGCCGTTTCCAGCTGTATGACGAAGACTATACGCCGATGAACGCGCCGCCCACGAATTACTTCATCGTGGCGCAGAAGGTGGCGGATAAACAATCGCTGGTGATCGAGGAACGCCGCCCGTCGCAAAAACCCGTCGGCGATTTGCAGATCATGATCGTGCGCGACAAAAAATCTGGCGCGCTGCACGAGTTGGTGAAGCGCCCCGGCGAATATTGCGACATCGTTCCGTTCCGCATCACGCCCGATAACCGTCTTGTCATTTACGTGCGCTCCGGCTATCCGCGCCCCATCGTCAACGCGGTCAGCCGCGGCTCCCACAACCTTGACGGCAAGAAATGGTCGGGCCATCTGATCGAGCCGATCACGATGGACACGGTCAACATGACCGACGACGTCGAAGAAAACCGCAAGATGATTTTCGGCTATGTCGATGGTTACGCATCGCTGCGCGCGAAATCGGAAGAAAGCTGGTATGTGGGCGACACCTATTTCCCCAGCCCCGACCGTATCGACGAAGCGATCGAGCCCGTGTTTGTCGAGGTAGAAAACCCCCAGCGCACCAACTGGCCGATCAAGGAAGACAAAGAAGTCAACTTCACCGAGATCGGCACGATCATGGAGCTGGACGCGGCCGATATTATTCTCGCGTCGCAAGTCGGCCTGCTGCCGGAGCCGCGTCTTGAGCTGCATGTGTTCGAGCTGATGTCGCGCTATAACATCCCGTTCCCGCGCTGGATCGGCGAAGTGATGCCCAAAATGCCGGGCCAGCCGACCAAGTTCAAGGATCCCGAAGACATTCTGGCCGAATGCGAGCCTTGCGAGTTCGAGGAAGAACAGCGCGCGCCCGCGATCCTGAAGCCCGTGAAATCGGTGTTCGTGGAGGAAGGCAAGGTCGGCAAGGCCGCGCGCGGCCTGTCGGCGCAGGATATCGAATTCATCATGACCGAAGACGGCATCGAAAACATCGCCGTCGTCATTCCCATTTCCCGTGACTGGGACAACAACCTGCTTGTTTCGCTCGATCCGAAAATCCTGCCTGTGCCGAACCGGCTTGGCGGCGATGGCGCTATTTTGAACGCGCCCAGCTTCATGCTGCCGAAAAACGTGCGGTCGATTGACGATGCCAAGGCCTTCATCGCCGAAAAATTCCGCGTGCCGGTCGAACAGGTGGGAAAACTTGGCGAAAGTTATTTCACGCATACGGGCGTCACGCCGCAGCGCGTCTATCCCTTCGTCGTGTCGTCGCCGCCCGAAGTGGGGTCGGGGCCGAAACGCAGCTATACGCCGTTGAAACGCCTGTGGCGGCTGCTCGGTTTCTCCCGCTTCTCCGGCATGCTGCTGAAGATGCTGGCGCGCACGCAGATGGCGATGGATGCCAATAGCGACATGAACCTCAGCCGCAGCCCGCTGAACCTGAAAAGCAAGGGCTTCTCCCTCTCGACCGAAAAGACGGCGGTGGAGGCGAAGAACGTGGGTTATTCCGCAGCGCCGTCTCGCGTCCTCGGCCAGCGTGGCGCAGCTGGCGGCGGCGGGGGCGGTGGTGCAGCCAAGCCCGACCCATACCAGCCCTATCAGCCGCCGAAAGAAATCGACCCCGCACTTTTGGAGCAGAGCAAGGCAGCACAGGCGCTCATCGAAAGTATCGCAGCCCCCCGCATCGGCAAGCGTCTGGTGGACAGTTACGCGCAGGCCAAGAAACTGCTGAAGGGCGGCGACGAAGCCATTCACATGCACGAAACCCCCACCGTCGCCCAGATCGACAAGGACATCGTCGCGGTCGCCGACCAGCTGAAAAAAATCCGCAACGACAAGCTGCAGACACTCGAACTGCGCCCGCCGGACGGTAAGGGCGGAAAGATATAA
- a CDS encoding methyltransferase domain-containing protein, which produces MADTVTVFDRKLLRARRERAAAGIASFDFLYQDVALRLSDRLDLIKKEFATVLDLGGHGVMAEHLRVRAGTQFVATSDLSRGMAAQAAHGVAADEEFLPFKSGSLDAVVSNLALHWVNDLPGALVQIRRALKADGLFLAAVLGGETLRELRQSLLEAEIAVTGGASPRVSPFIDARDMGALLQRGGFALPVVDSDIITVDYSSPLKLMQDLRGMGATNAVYNRLLKPTRRAVILEAAKIYAEKFGDAQGRVPATFQIIYAIGWSPHASQQKPIQPGSAKMKLADALGTQEISTGEKARP; this is translated from the coding sequence ATGGCCGATACCGTCACCGTCTTCGACCGGAAACTCCTGCGCGCGCGCCGCGAGCGCGCGGCGGCCGGTATTGCGTCGTTCGATTTCCTTTATCAGGATGTCGCGTTGCGCCTGTCCGACCGTCTTGACCTGATCAAAAAAGAATTCGCAACCGTCCTCGACCTCGGCGGGCATGGGGTGATGGCGGAGCATTTGCGGGTGAGGGCGGGGACGCAGTTTGTGGCGACATCCGACCTGTCACGCGGCATGGCGGCGCAGGCGGCGCATGGCGTTGCGGCGGATGAAGAATTCCTGCCGTTCAAATCCGGCAGCCTCGATGCGGTTGTCAGTAACCTTGCGCTGCATTGGGTGAACGACCTGCCGGGCGCGCTGGTGCAGATCCGCCGCGCGCTGAAGGCCGATGGCTTGTTTCTTGCTGCGGTACTGGGCGGCGAAACCTTGCGCGAATTGCGCCAGTCGCTGCTGGAGGCAGAAATCGCCGTCACGGGCGGCGCGTCGCCTCGCGTGTCGCCCTTTATCGACGCACGCGATATGGGTGCGCTACTGCAGCGCGGCGGTTTCGCGCTGCCGGTCGTCGATAGCGATATCATCACCGTTGATTATTCCAGCCCGCTGAAGCTGATGCAGGATTTGCGCGGCATGGGCGCGACGAATGCGGTTTATAACCGGTTGCTGAAACCAACGCGCCGCGCTGTGATACTGGAGGCGGCGAAGATTTACGCTGAAAAATTCGGCGATGCGCAGGGGCGCGTACCCGCCACCTTCCAGATCATCTATGCCATCGGCTGGTCGCCCCATGCCAGCCAGCAAAAACCCATCCAGCCCGGCAGCGCGAAAATGAAGCTCGCCGATGCGTTGGGCACCCAGGAAATATCGACGGGCGAAAAAGCGCGCCCCTGA
- the ubiG gene encoding bifunctional 2-polyprenyl-6-hydroxyphenol methylase/3-demethylubiquinol 3-O-methyltransferase UbiG — protein MTKKNLKSPPKKSTIDAQEIAQFDSLGAKWWDESGPMRPLHRLNPVRMEYIRRMLSEHFDLPDAVKSLQGLKIADIGCGGGIVAEPLCRMGADVTGVDAGKENIKIAKSHAEAHGLKINYLATSVEALAAKGAQYDVVTALEIVEHVADVEEFMRALCAILRPGGMLILSTLNRTPKSYALGIIAAEYILRWVPVGTHDWKKFLKPSELAKHIEEHGLDVTDVRGLVFNPIDRAFSLSATDMDVNYFLTAVK, from the coding sequence CAAAAAAAATCTGAAATCACCGCCGAAAAAATCCACAATCGACGCGCAAGAGATCGCGCAGTTCGATTCTCTCGGCGCGAAATGGTGGGATGAATCGGGCCCGATGCGCCCGCTCCACCGGCTCAACCCCGTGCGCATGGAATATATCCGCCGCATGCTGTCGGAACATTTCGACCTGCCAGATGCGGTGAAAAGTTTACAAGGCCTTAAAATCGCCGATATCGGCTGCGGCGGCGGCATCGTTGCCGAACCGCTCTGCCGCATGGGCGCGGATGTCACGGGCGTGGATGCGGGCAAAGAAAATATCAAGATCGCGAAATCCCATGCCGAAGCGCATGGCTTGAAAATAAATTACCTCGCCACCAGCGTCGAGGCATTGGCCGCCAAGGGCGCGCAATATGATGTCGTGACCGCGCTCGAAATCGTGGAACATGTGGCCGATGTGGAGGAATTCATGCGCGCCCTCTGCGCCATCCTGCGCCCCGGTGGCATGCTGATCCTGTCGACCCTCAACCGCACGCCGAAATCTTACGCGCTGGGCATCATCGCCGCCGAATATATCCTGCGCTGGGTCCCCGTCGGCACGCATGACTGGAAAAAATTCCTGAAGCCGTCGGAACTGGCCAAGCATATCGAGGAACACGGGCTCGACGTCACCGATGTGCGCGGATTGGTATTTAACCCGATCGACCGCGCCTTTTCATTGAGCGCGACGGATATGGATGTGAATTATTTCCTGACGGCTGTGAAATAA